In Luteimonas galliterrae, the sequence TCGCGGGCCACCAGATCTTCGTACGGGTACAGCGCGGTGACGTTGTTGCCCAGGCGCATCATTTCGTCCATGCGGTCCTGGCGCTTCTCGAACACCACCACATTCGCGCCGCCGGCCGCGGCCAGCGCCGCGGAGTTGCCGCCGGCCTGGCCGGCGCCGAACACCACCACCTTGCCGCGCTCGGTCGACGGCAGGCCGCCGAGCAGCTTGCCCTTGCCGCCCATGGGCTGGTGCAACAGATGCGTGCCGACCTGCACGCCGATCTTGCCGGCGATGATCGACATCGGCGCCAGCAGCGGCAGGTCGCCGTTGTCCAGTTCGACGGTTTCGAAGGCGACGCCGGTCAGGCCGATGTCGAGCAGGCGCTTGGTCAGGCCGGGCAGCGGCGCCAGGTGCAGGTAGCAGAACAGCAGATGGTCTTTGCGCAGCAGCTTCAGGTCGCCTTCGATCGGCTCCTTGACCTTCACGATCAGCTCGCCCTTGTCGTACAGCGCGGCCGCATCGGGCGCGATCTTGACGCCCAGCGCCGTGTAGTCGGCGTCCTTGAAACCGGACTTGATGCCCGCGTCCTTCTCCAGCCATACCTCGTGGCCGCGCTTGATCAAATCGCCCGCCGCCGCCGGCACCAATGCAACGCGGCCTTCGAGGGTCTTGGTTTCTTTGGGTACGCCGATACGCATCGCAAATCTCCGTCAAGGGTGCCAGGCCGTACCGGTCCGTCCGGAAATGCCTGACGCTAGATGTTGAAAACCCGCACATGGCTGCGCGGGCGAAGGATTCCCAATATGCCGAGGGCGCGATGCGTCGCGGCACACAATGTTGTGGTCTGACGCCTTGATAAGCGGCGTTGCGGTCGCCAAGCTATGGGTTCCGCCGCGCTGCCCTGTCCGACCGTCCCGCGACCTCAAAATCGTCCCGGAATGGTCGTCCAAAGCGTGTTTCATACCGTTTGCGAGTATACATGACCGCCTCCAAGCACTGCCGCCTGCTGATCCTCGGTTCCGGCCCCGCCGGCTGGACCGCCGCCGTCTACGCCGCCCGCGCCAACCTGAAGCCGGTGGTCGTCACCGGCCTGCAGCAGGGCGGACAGCTGATGACCACCACCGAGGTCGACAACTGGCCGGGCGACGCGCACGGTTTGCAGGGCCCGGACCT encodes:
- a CDS encoding alanine dehydrogenase translates to MRIGVPKETKTLEGRVALVPAAAGDLIKRGHEVWLEKDAGIKSGFKDADYTALGVKIAPDAAALYDKGELIVKVKEPIEGDLKLLRKDHLLFCYLHLAPLPGLTKRLLDIGLTGVAFETVELDNGDLPLLAPMSIIAGKIGVQVGTHLLHQPMGGKGKLLGGLPSTERGKVVVFGAGQAGGNSAALAAAGGANVVVFEKRQDRMDEMMRLGNNVTALYPYEDLVAREVASADLVIGAVLVTGAVAPHVVTREMMKNMEDGSVMVDISIDQGGCFESSRATTWKEPTYVEEGVTHFCVTNMPGAVPQTSSQAICAAILPWVNKLASGSWRDNAALVKGINVEGGKLVHPALQGMKL